The region GCGGGAAGTAATGTGATAGGTAAGACCGGGCATCTGTACACGCAATTTCCGTGCCATACGTATTCCTCCTATAAGTATAGTAATATGCTATTACGCTTCTGCTGTATACAACGCTTTTGGTGGGAAAAATTAAAAGGAATTGGGAAAAATTTTGTACTTTTTGATAAAAAAATTTAAAAACATGGGGTCAGAGCGTCATAAAAGAGCTTAATAAACAGGATAGGTAATAAATATAGGGTCAAATCATACTATCTTCACAACCCCATCACAACTTCATGCAAACCCCGAAGGGGTGATATTATTGTAAGGGGTCAGAGCCTCACCCTCCCCATCTTTGCGATCTCTATGTGAAACAAAAATTAATCATCTTGCTGAGAATACAGAGTACACAGAGTGGTGGGGTCAGAGCATTATAAGTAGATCCTGAATCAAGATCAGGATGACTTGTTGCCTATACGTCATTCCGGGCTTGACCTGGAATCTCTTGTTCCCACTAATGAGTTCCTGAATCACGTTCAGGATAACCGCACTGAATCATTCCTGAAATAAATTCTGGACATGGTTCAGGATGACACGCTATTATTTACTACAAAATCTCTAAGGGGTGAAATTATTGTAAGGGGTCAGAGCTATTCATGAATATACTAACTATCCAACGATATGCAAACAACGGCTTTGGAATAGGATTTATTGATGGTAAAACCGTATTTGTTCCCTATAGCGCTGTGGGTGATACTGTTGCTGTTACTATCACTCGCCAAGCAAAAAACTACTGCTTTGCTTCAATTACCGATATCATAACCCCTTCACCCATTCGTATTAGGCCCCAATGTCCAGTATTTACTCACTGTGGCGGATGCGATTTTCTTCACATTCCGTATAAAGAAGAACTTTCAATAAAAAAAGACTTATTCCAGAATACCTTGACACACATTGGTGGTCTTCCACACCATATACTGCCAGAAATTGAGCTAATCTACAGTGAACGATTCCATTACAGAAGCCACGCCACCCTTCAATCAGATGGTACGCATATAGGCTTTTATAAGAAGGATTCTCATAATGTTGAGCCAATTCCAGCACAGGGTTGCTTACTTCTCCATGAAGAATTAAATACGTACATACTCAGCAAATCGTGGGATAGCTACACTAACAACTCCATCAAAATTGCTATCGATGCGCAGGGCATTCTATGCTCTGACCCCACTACAGTTATAACAGAACAGGAATGTGGCATCACCTATACACGAAGTGTTAATACATTCTTTCAGGCAAATAGATTTCTTAGAAGCAAGATGCTTCTTGTTGTTGACGAACTATCGCAAAGTTTTACATCATTTCTTGATGCAGGATGTGGTGTTGGCTTTTTCAGTATATATGTAGCCAAACGGATGCAAGGCACTGGTATTGATACTAATATCCAGAGCATTGAATGGGCAAAACACAATGCAAAACATAATAACGTAAATGTAGATTTTCACACAATTAGCATTGAGAACTATCACCCCTTTAAACATGACCATAAATGTGTTATCATTGACCCACCTCGTCAGGGCATATCAAAGAGGGGAAGAAAGACTATTGTTGCAATGAATCCTGCAGGCATTATATATGTTTCCTGCAATCCTGTAACCTTTGCCCGTGACGTCAAAAGCTTTATTGACAGTAACTATCGCTTACAAAAATTATTTATTATTGATATGTTCCCGTGCACTCATCACACCGAAGTAATTGGGTTTTTGACAAAATAGACTACTTCAAAGCGAACGTCAATCCCTGCACAAACGTCATGCGCTCTTTGCCAATAGTATCAGGAATGGGTGGGAAAGGTGAAGCGCTGTGTATTGCCTTAAGCGCAGCATCATCTAAAAGTGCTGAACCTGAAGAACGTATCATCATAGCCGATAGTAGATTGCCATTTTTATCTATGGTGAATTTAATATAGGTTTTTCCCTCAATACCGTCCTTGCGTGCTGTAGCTGGATATACTAATGCTTCCTGAATACGCTGCCGTATCATATCTGTATATCGCATGGTTATACTCTGGCTGTCCTCATTGGATACCATATACTGTGATGCCATGATACCACCCTGCTTAACAGGCTTTGTAGGATTATTCTTTAGCCTGGTTGTATCACCGGCATTTTCAACATGTGGCAGCATTGTATATGTATGCATGGTAACATTCAATGTGTGTTGTTGCATATCCACGGTGCTGCCTCCAAACGACACACAAAGAAAAAAACCATGCACAACAACTGAAATAAAGAATGCATAATATACAATGTTTCTATTTTTGTGAGGCATTATTTTCTTCCATGCTTGTTGCTATCACCAGGTCTTTAACCTGTGTTTGCTTTATGATATCAATTACCTGCACCACCATGCCAAGTTGTACCGTTTTATCGGCTTTCAGGATAATAGTCTTTGAAGCAGCCGATAGTGTGGAAAGCATTTCTTTAAGTGCTGAAAGCTCAACCTTTGTGGCATTGCAATAGATGGCATTACTACCAGTAATATATATCTCAATATTGTTTCTTTGCACAGTAACAGCCGAATTTGCTTTGGGCAACGACACTTCAATACCAGGATTGGTAACATAATATGACGTGAGTGCAAAAAAAAGTAATAGCTGGAACACAACATCAATAAGCGGTGCTATATTCAAATCAATCACCACCTTCTTTCTTCGTTCAATAAAAAGCCTTTCAGCACTCATTGCTTTATAACCTCTAACATATCGCTGATTAACTCCTTTAGCGCACCGGTAATATCATCAATCCTGTCTTCAAAATAATGGTAGGCAATAATGGTGGGAATAGCAACAATCAATCCAGCTGCTGTGGTTATCAGCGCTTCCCATATACCACCAGCCAGTGCTGATGGATTGACCTGTCCCTGCATATTCTGAATGCCCATGAACACCTTTATCATCCCGGTAACTGTCCCCAAAAGGCCCAAAAGTGGTGCAATATTGCCAATTATAGCAAGCCAGTTTAACCGCTGTTCTAAGTTGCGAACATAAAACGTGGCAAATCGTACTAACTTATGCTCAGCCTCATGCAATTCATAGTCTATGGTATAATCTTTTTCTAGATCCAGGACACAAGCCATATCCTTAACTATACCGGGGCATTCTGGAATAGTTTCTTTATTCAATGCATTCGCAATAAACTGCTGTTTAAAAATATTAATCGCATTCCATACATATGGTCGGGACTTTAGTAATACATATAACCGTTCTATAAATATTGCCAGTGACAAAACTGAACATAGCAAAATGGGCCACATTACCGGGCCACCCTTTTGGAATATAGCAAACATACCCGTTACTCTTTTTTACATTTTTGCTACTACATAAATAGTATAGTAAAATTTTGACAACTTATTTATAAATTTTTTAAAATTTTGTATTATTGTTATTATATATAATCCCTTATCACATGCATAATATTATAGTAAATAAGGGAACTTCTAAAAAAATGTTTTTTGGGGATTACCCCTTGTGGGCACAAATAATAGGATAAATCCGCTTTTTATTACATGAATAATTTCAGAAGAAAGCAGTTTTTTAAGGTGCCCATAATTTGTACTAGTAAACAATTTTTTTGTATCTAGTACATACATTTCTAATGCACCTTTTGTAATTATTGTGTTGGGCAATTGTATTTATGTAATATTTATTGCATTTTTAATGTTTTATTACTATTCATGGCAAGTATTCATTTTATATAAATAAGTATATTTTAATAAAAATATAAAAAAATGTATTGAAAAAATTACCAGTAATGATTTATATTGAATATGGTATAGGCAAGTGTAATGGGTGATATATTCTATACACCATATTCTGGAGTATGTATAAAAAACGCAAACATCTTTTAAGGTTTACTAAGGAGTTGCATATGGCAGCTATAAAGGAAAAAATTATTATAAAAAATACAACCAGGAAAGGGCGGAAAAAATCATCATATTTACCACCTGATTATAAAACATTGCAAGAAGTTATTGATGGAATTGAACGTGACTACATCCTGCATACCCTGGAACTAACTAACTGGAATCTTCAGAAAACCAGTAGGGTTTTGGATATTGCGCGTAACACACTGAAAGCTAAAATGAAGAAATATAATATTGATCTGCAATAGTTTCATCTACAATAAAGCAAAAACAATGAAACCTGAAATGATCAATAATCCCAAAAGTAGTGCGATGTAAACAAATAGCATATTTTCATTACTTTCTTCCTTTTTCTGTTCTTGTTTATCCGTTTCAATCTTTACATTTTCTTCTTCTATTATTTTAACCAGTACATTTTTTGCCACAAGAGCATATATTGCATAGCCACCAGTTGAAAGCGAGACCTTTTCTTTAATCCGAGCCTTCACCGGAAGGTATTGTCCATCACTGGTTATTGCGTTGAACATACGTGCAATCTTATCGGATACAGGGTCTTTGCCACTGAGCATCACTGTAATCTTTTCCCCCGCTTTTATATCATTGATATATTTACCTTTAACAGGGGACACAATAACAGAACCGGGAATAACATATTCTACCTGTGCTTCAATTTCGCGCATTTTTATCTCATCGGGGCTAAGCTCCTCTTGCTTTTGCTCCTGTTCTCCTGGCAATTCCATTGGTATATTTTCAACTTCCAGGGTTAAAGAAGATGTTTTGTCTATCTCAATCTGGCATTCTGCATTTTGTGAAAAATATTTACCTATAATTTCCTCAAATAATTCTGAAACAAGCTGGATATTTTGAGCTTTGGCTGGTTCATATATATCATACCCTTCTATTGCATCAGCTAAATGATTGGTAAACTTATACGAATCTTCTGTAGCTCCACCTAAATCACCAACAATATCACCAAATAAATTATAAAATTGCTTCCATGCATCAAAAATGCGAATTTTATTGTAAATATCACTATATGAGGTTACCAGTGAGTTAATATTAATTATATAATTATATTCAACATTCAGGAAAATATAAAAAGCACCTACTTTGCCCGCCTTAAACCTTCCCTTAATAACAGCAACATCCTGCAAAATTCCTGCAGCCATCTGGCGGGCTTTTTCCAGATTCCCATTTGTATATTTTAAAGCCTTGTTTATAAGCTGGGTCTGATCATTGAATGAATCATATTGGGTATTATCTGACATTTATACTTCAACCTCTTCGTCAGCTAAACTTTTTTCAATTATTTCATATTTTTTCTGGGGAGTTAATCCAATAATACGTTTAATGCACTGAGTAACCTGCTCTTTATAGTGAGAAGGAACCTCCAGTATGAAATAACCATTTTCCAGATTATTTATAATATGAACTTTATTCTCCGGAATTTTCAACCCCAAAAGTGGGCCATAAAATTTTATAATATATTCGGGTGATATGTATTTGACAAATAACCTGGAAACACCCATCTTTATTCTTCTAACTGGCTTGTACTGCTGGTATTTGGTTTTTATCAATTCATCAAATGATGAAGGGTTTTTGGCAATAATAACGGCAATGGTACCTTCCTGAGATTCAAGAACCTGCATATAGCTATAAAGATTCTTATATGAAGCTAAAAGCCCAAATAATGAATCATCTTCACTTTCTTTCTTTTTAATAATCTGTTTCATGGTAGTATAGATATTACCTGATTAAATTAATCCGGCATAATCACAATTTATTCAATTATACAGGAAGTTATTTATTTATCAAGTATTTTACTAAATAGCATGGAATACATTGTCATTATCTATCTTTCTTACTGCACGCATTTCATACAAACGCATCAGGCAATTTTGTGCTTCGGTTTCTGATACATGCAAAAATGACGCAATATCAACGCCAGTTGCCTGTTTGTTTATGACACAGTATTCAATGATATCCTTTTCCATTTCTGATACAGATCCCAACGCATGACATCCATTTTTACATAATCTATCGGTCATAACTATATACCGCTTTTGATCATGAGTCATTCTAATCACCTGATCAACAATATATTCCACATTATCAGTTATATTGACTAACTTGATATAAAATGGAAAAGTATTTGTTTGCGATAGTTCTAATAAAGGTACAATGCACTCATCAACAAATGAAGCATCAACTGAGCGTATGCCATCAAAATCAATGATTACCACTTCATGTTGGGCAAGATGTTTTAGCTTTTCTTGAATTTTCTGAAATAACAATTTGCCAATATACCGTGTAAACAAATCAGTGCTTTTACGCGTTATGGCAACTGCTGTTGCTAATTTTTTTATTTCAATTACCATTATTTCATCCAATAAGTGTGATTGAAAACTGTGTACCTGGAAAAGATGGGCAATCATCTTTCAGAAATATATAACTCCCTCTTGATGAACGGCGATGATGTAAAACACTGATATACGCATTTTCTGAACGTAAAAAAATTGAACCTTTCAGTTGTTCCATAATGGCATTAACCTGGCACAAACCATATCCATAGCGGCGTTTACTTGAAAGTGGTGTTGTTAAAACAGTTTGCAGCAACTTTGCATTGGACAATGTTTTAATTTCAGGCATATATTCAAATGTTCCCGGTATTCCAATACCTGAATCAACAATAGCTATTCGGAATATGCGCTCATTTAAATACATATAGCTCTGAATGGCAATAAACCCTGAATCTAAACTGTGTTCAAAAATATTCTGGCATATTTCTGAAATGACGGTAACAAGATAATCCACCATGGTTAACGTCAACCAGTGTTTTAAAATGACAAGGGCTCGCTTTCTGAAAGTAGCTATAACTTTTGCAATAACTTTAACACTTTCCTTTTCTTTCCCCGGTATTTCAATAACCTCAAGCAACCGTGAGGAAGCCATGCTTCGCCTCAGCTGTTTGTGCTTATCCAGTGTTTCTTCACAATCAAATATAGTATGAGCAAAGAAATCCATCCTTGCCATATACTGCAATATTTGTGACGGGATGCGATGCAAAGTCAACTTGTTCCCTGTTAATCGCAGGTAATTTCGACCAATAAGAAGCAAACATAATAATGAATAAGGGTCAATAAAAGTCACATGAGACAAATCAAGCCCTTTAGCTTTCTGATTGATTATATGCTGGTACAGGGCAATAACCGATTCAAAGCTGAAAGGGTCCTTACATTGATCAGGAAGTTGAATGATAGCCACTGATCATCCTTTACGTAAAATTTAAGAAAATGAGGACGTAACTATTCCTTATGTATAATAATCGACATTTTATCATCATTTTTCACTATTTATTCCCAAATGATGCTTGCATGGATATATTAATGAGTGTATTGGTATACTAATCGCAAACTATCTGAAGCGTATTAAAAAAGAATAAAAGTGGGTAATGCATATGTTACAGGATAATGAGATAGAAATTTTAATTGCCAAACTACGAAATAAATACGATGAATATGCACATAAATATAACCCCCGCTGGTTTAACAAAGAGGCATTTGAAGAGCGCTTACAGTCTGCACTGCGAAACAAAATTGATCTAGAAGCTTTTATTATAGCTGAAATTGCCCATTTTGAAACAATACGAAAGCGTTATGAGGAGAAAAAAAGTGAAAGCAGTTTCAGTAAAAAAGTTGATGTGCTCATTGAAGAATTGACCGCAAAAATTAAAAAATATCCAAAGATTGAATTCCACCCAAAAGCACATTTTGAGATTATGCATATGTATGGTGCATGTAATGAGTTGCTTGAGCTTTATTTCCCTGTTTTATGGATTATCCTTGATGACCATAGCAAACTGTATGAATTTGAGCAGCAGTTACAGTATGTATCTTCATATAATCCAAAACGTTTTTCAAAACGAATTGAAGACCATATAGCACTTTTACGGAGACCATCTGTTACGTATATAGAAATTGAAAAAGACAAAAATGAATATTTAAAAGAATGTGCTTTCCTCCTGCACCAGATATTCCAATGGCTATCTGATATCCTGTTATATGTTAGCAATGGTAATCACATATCATTTTCAAAGCTTTACGTAAGCCAGGAAAAACGAAAAAAAATTATAGCACAATTTCAGGGTGACACAGCCCCATCAGCAATAAGAAAAATTCAAGCATATATAGCTGGTATAATAGAAGACTTTAGACTACAGGCTTTTAAGAAAAGTTAAATTTTTTTAAAGCAAATTAACGTGACGTCATCTTCTAATGGTGCATACTCAGTGAACTCATACATACTTCCACATATCGAGTGTAACAATTCTACCAGGTTTTCATGTGCATTTGTAACTATTGTATCTTTTAACCGTTGATCTCCATACAGAGTTTTTAAGGCAGGATTCATGGATTCGGTTAAACCATCAGTATATAAAAACAACATATCGCCACTTTGCATCGTAATTGTATTATCCTGGTAATCCATGTCATCAAAAACCCCTAACAACCCACCGGTATTGGGTAACTCTTCAATGGTGTGGGAATTATGCTTATAATAGTATAGTGGAGGATGACCACCAGATGTATAAAATATTCTACCATCGGGATATAGTCTGCAAATTACTGCTGTTCCAAAGTAATATAACCCTTTGCCATCAGCAATCATCTGCCGGTTAACCTTATACAACACTTTAGCCGGGGATTGTTCATTGAAGCTGAATGTGCGGATAAGTGTACGCATTGCATTACCAATGTAAGACGATGCTATCCCATGGCCGGATACATCACAAAGGACAATCTGGTAAACACCTTTTTCAATATAAAATCCATCAAAAAAATCACCTGAGATATCTTCCGCTGGCAGAAATGTTGAGGCTATTTCATATCCATTTATGTTTCTGAATTTTGGTAATTGTGCAACTTGTATCTGCCGTACTTTTGATATTTCATCACGATATATTTTATTTTGCTTCTGAACATACTCGTAAATCTCAGTTCTGCTTATTATGACTCTTATGATTTCTGCTAATAATCCAATAAGATTTTTTTCATCCGGAGTGTAAGGAACATTACTGACAAAAAATACATATCCATACTGCTGCAGGGATATGCTGGCAATATATACTTGAGTAGTGGATTCAAAGAAAAATGAAACAGGTTCAATAGCATTTTGAGTAATAACCCTGTGAAGTTTAGGAATAAGGGATTGCCAGGATTCATGTGAAATTAATTTTAATACTGTATATTTCCCTGTCTTAAGCTTATTAAATATAAATAATCCATCTAGTTGAATAATATATTTAATATGGAGGAACAATGCTACAAGAGTATCAATGTCATCAATTTTAATACACTTTTTAATAAAATCATTCAGTTGTAATAATCGATTTTTTATATCTTTTTGATATTCCAATGAATGCTCAAGCTTTCGCTTAATCTCAATCATCAGAGCACATCGGCGTAATTTTGAAAATAGTATAAACTTGTTAAAAGGCTTTATGATATAATCCATAACGCCAATGCTGTATGCCCTGATCAAAGTTTGTTCATCGTTTGTAGCTGTCAATATATACAGGATAACATCTTCATACTGATTCTGGCTTCTGATCCATTTACACACATCAAGGCCATGTGCATCTGGCAAATGTAAATCTATAATTGCAATATCAGGGTTAAATTCTTCTATAACTTCCTGGAACTGGCCAAACGATGTTGTAGTTTTAACATTATAGCCAGCTAACATTGAAGCAAGCATCTTGCCAATGAAGGGGTCATCATCCAGAACAAGAATTCGTATTGGTTCAACATCCATATCATTTCCCTTAAATTATACAATGAATTGTATATCCTCAATACAGTTTTTTCAAGTGTATTTTTTAGGTTACATATTTAACAAATAATCAGCAATAATTCCTTAAAAAATTTCATAATGAATATAGTGTACACCCCAGCCGCCGAAGGCGGCGGGGGTGTACACTATTTTATATTTTATTCAAATTTCCACATTTAGGAATAATTAGTGACAAATAATCATCATTTTCTTTGTGTGCTCATTAAAGCTTTTTACTATGGACTAAAACTTCCCACAGTATTCTTAAATAGAACATATTGAGCAAATTGTGCCCATTGTTTGAAGGCGGGGTAATCTATACTTTTCATGAATACTTTGATAGGGAAGTTTCATAAAAGTTAGATTCCATACATCCATCTACAAATATCATATTAAAAGCAATTCTTTTCCATGAAATACATTATATTACCTGCAACGGTATATATGGCAGCCTGAGATATAATAGCATGAACTATCGCCAAAATACAAAAAGTTTTGTTGAAAATATTTACTGGCTGATGTACATAGTATTATAGACTTGTCCTTAGCAATTTTCTACACCACATAAAATGCAGTAAGTATTTATTATTTTTGTGGAGGTAACACTATGGTGTATGTGTACAGCATTATTATAATTATTATTGTAATTCTTTTCAAGAGGATGATAAAGATTGTCCCTCGTGATTCTATCTGCATTATTGAAAAAAAACTCAAATATCATAAAACGTTACTGCCGGGATTACATATTATCAGCCCGTTTGTTTCTGCGCGGATTGTTCCCGTTGAAAAAAGGGAGGGGGTACCGGTATCACAGGAAATAGAATTTGGCGATAGCTCCAAACAAAAACTAACAGTCAGGACAACATTCTTGTTATGGGATCCCTATACACCGTTTTTTACCTTTGAGAAGTTAGACCAGGAAATGAGCAATAAGGCATTCCAAGAACTGTCAAAATGTGCCGCTGGTTATACCAAACAGGAATTTGAAAAAAATTTTGATGTCGTAAAACAAAAATGTCTTGAATCATTAAATCAGTTTGGAAAAGAGTACGGTATTGAATTTACAAGCTTAGATATTTCAGAATGATTTCAGTTCAAAATTTAGCTAAACGATTTGGCAGCACACTTCTTTTTGAAGATGTCACCTTTACAATCGGCAGTAAAGAAAAGGTAGGGCTTGTTGGTCGCAACGGACTGGGAAAGACAACGTTGCTTAAAATCATTGCTGGCATTGAACAGCCTGATGAAGGCAGTGTGTCTGTACCACGCCATTACACCATTGGCTATATGTCACAGCAGCTTTATTGTACAAAACCGCTGGTCCGCGATGAAGCGCTATCGCTTTTGCCTGAATCCGAGCAGCATGAATACTGGCGTGCTGAAAAAATTTTATCGGGGCTGGGATTTACCACCAGTGACATGCTAAAAAGGGTGGATGAACTTTCAGGTGGATTTCAGGTACGCCTGCAGCTAGCAAAAACCCTTATACTGAACCCTGATATGCTGCTACTGGATGAGCCAACCAACTACCTTGATATTACTTCTATCCGCTGGTTAGCTAGTTTTTTACAAAACTGGTCAGGTGAGCTTCTATTTATTACGCATGACAGAGGTTTCATGGATTCCATTGTTACCCACACTCTTGGGATTCATCGCAACCGGATAAAAAAAATAAAGGGCAATACCCAGCAATTCTATGAGCAAATTGCACTTGAAGAAGAAATATATGAAAAAACCCGCATCAACGATGAGCGCAGAAAAAAAGAAATAGAAGAATTTATTTCACGATTCAGGGCAAAAGCACGGCTTGCCAACCTGGTACAGTCTAGAATCAAGACTATAGAAAAGATGCAAAAAAGAGAAAAGCTAATACCATTAAAAAATCTGGATTTTGAATTCAGGTACAAGCCCATAACAGCAAAATATGTTGTGCAGGTTGATTCTATTTCATTTGGTTATGATGAAACACCTTTAATACACAACCTTTCATTTTCGGTAGCTTCCGGCGATAGAATCTGCATAATAGGCCCAAATGGCAAAGGGAAAACCACACTGTGCAAACTCCTTGCAGGCAGCCTGCAGCCTCAATCAGGAACTATCACCAAAGCATTAGGTGTTGAAACAGGATATTTTGAGCAAACAAATATTTCAACATTAAACCCCAATGCTACCATAGAAGATGAGATTTTCTACAGCGATCCTGATAACAACAAACAGCTTGCACGCAATATATGCGGCTCTCTTCTTTTTGAAGGTGATGATGCATTAAAACCTGTGTCGGTTCTTTCAGGCGGTGAAAAGAGCCGGGTTCTGTTGGGGAAAATTCTGGTTAAGCCAATAAATCTTCTTATACTGGATGAGCCGTCTAATCACTTAGACATGGAAGCCTGCGATGCATTGCTTACGGCTATCGACAGCTTTGAAGGCGCTGTGATACTGGTTACCCATAATGAACTTTTCCTTCGAGCTATCGCACAGCGATTAATCGTTTTTCAAAATAATACCATAAGCATTTTTGAAGGCGATTACGAACGCTTTCTGGAAAAAGTAGGCTGGATTTCAGAATCAGATACATCAAAGGCAGATAATACAGAACAGTCTGAAGGCAAGCTCAACAAAAAAGAATTACGAAGGATTCGTTCACAATTACTGCAGCAAAAGCAGAGTGAATGCAGACCATTGCAGCAGCGCATTGAGCATATTGAAAATGAAATCATGCATTACGATAATCTTTTAAAACAATATAATGCTGATATTATCATTGCATCACAATCACAGAAGAGCAGTGAAATTCAGCGTTTATCCATTGAAATTAATAAACTGGAAAAAACATTGAGCAGCTTGTATGATGAACTTGAAGAACTTATGGAATTGCATGAAGAAAAGAACCGCCACTATGATAGATTAATTCAGGAATATGCATAATAAAGGAGTAAAAATTTTTCAGTAATAATTCCTTAAAAAATTTCATAATGAATATAGTGTACCCCCCCGCCGCCGAAGGCGGCGGGGGGGGTACACTATTTAATATTTTATTCAAATTTCTACATTTAGGAATAATTAGTGAAATTTTTTCACTAATTTTACTTACTATTGCTTTTTGTTTTTTAAGCTTTTAACTGCATTTTCAATAACATTGCGCAACTCATCAGGAGTGAATGGCTTGGGGATATAATCAAAAGCTCCTGCCTTCAATGCCTGCCGTGCTGTTTCAACCGTTGCATAACCGGTAAATATAATGACAATTACCTCCGGGTACCTTTTTTTTATTTCCTCTAATAGCTGCATGCCATCCATGCCCGGCATCATGAGATCGGTAACAACAATATCATATTTCTTTTTTTCAAGATTATCCAGCGCAGTTTGCCCTGAATATGCGGTTTCAATTTCATAGTCCAGTTTCTGCAGC is a window of Spirochaetota bacterium DNA encoding:
- a CDS encoding MotA/TolQ/ExbB proton channel family protein → MFAIFQKGGPVMWPILLCSVLSLAIFIERLYVLLKSRPYVWNAINIFKQQFIANALNKETIPECPGIVKDMACVLDLEKDYTIDYELHEAEHKLVRFATFYVRNLEQRLNWLAIIGNIAPLLGLLGTVTGMIKVFMGIQNMQGQVNPSALAGGIWEALITTAAGLIVAIPTIIAYHYFEDRIDDITGALKELISDMLEVIKQ
- a CDS encoding biopolymer transporter ExbD, producing MSAERLFIERRKKVVIDLNIAPLIDVVFQLLLFFALTSYYVTNPGIEVSLPKANSAVTVQRNNIEIYITGSNAIYCNATKVELSALKEMLSTLSAASKTIILKADKTVQLGMVVQVIDIIKQTQVKDLVIATSMEENNASQK
- a CDS encoding SPFH domain-containing protein — its product is MVYVYSIIIIIIVILFKRMIKIVPRDSICIIEKKLKYHKTLLPGLHIISPFVSARIVPVEKREGVPVSQEIEFGDSSKQKLTVRTTFLLWDPYTPFFTFEKLDQEMSNKAFQELSKCAAGYTKQEFEKNFDVVKQKCLESLNQFGKEYGIEFTSLDISE
- a CDS encoding ATP-binding protein, with amino-acid sequence MAIIQLPDQCKDPFSFESVIALYQHIINQKAKGLDLSHVTFIDPYSLLCLLLIGRNYLRLTGNKLTLHRIPSQILQYMARMDFFAHTIFDCEETLDKHKQLRRSMASSRLLEVIEIPGKEKESVKVIAKVIATFRKRALVILKHWLTLTMVDYLVTVISEICQNIFEHSLDSGFIAIQSYMYLNERIFRIAIVDSGIGIPGTFEYMPEIKTLSNAKLLQTVLTTPLSSKRRYGYGLCQVNAIMEQLKGSIFLRSENAYISVLHHRRSSRGSYIFLKDDCPSFPGTQFSITLIG
- a CDS encoding methyltransferase; its protein translation is MNILTIQRYANNGFGIGFIDGKTVFVPYSAVGDTVAVTITRQAKNYCFASITDIITPSPIRIRPQCPVFTHCGGCDFLHIPYKEELSIKKDLFQNTLTHIGGLPHHILPEIELIYSERFHYRSHATLQSDGTHIGFYKKDSHNVEPIPAQGCLLLHEELNTYILSKSWDSYTNNSIKIAIDAQGILCSDPTTVITEQECGITYTRSVNTFFQANRFLRSKMLLVVDELSQSFTSFLDAGCGVGFFSIYVAKRMQGTGIDTNIQSIEWAKHNAKHNNVNVDFHTISIENYHPFKHDHKCVIIDPPRQGISKRGRKTIVAMNPAGIIYVSCNPVTFARDVKSFIDSNYRLQKLFIIDMFPCTHHTEVIGFLTK
- a CDS encoding SpoIIE family protein phosphatase, coding for MDVEPIRILVLDDDPFIGKMLASMLAGYNVKTTTSFGQFQEVIEEFNPDIAIIDLHLPDAHGLDVCKWIRSQNQYEDVILYILTATNDEQTLIRAYSIGVMDYIIKPFNKFILFSKLRRCALMIEIKRKLEHSLEYQKDIKNRLLQLNDFIKKCIKIDDIDTLVALFLHIKYIIQLDGLFIFNKLKTGKYTVLKLISHESWQSLIPKLHRVITQNAIEPVSFFFESTTQVYIASISLQQYGYVFFVSNVPYTPDEKNLIGLLAEIIRVIISRTEIYEYVQKQNKIYRDEISKVRQIQVAQLPKFRNINGYEIASTFLPAEDISGDFFDGFYIEKGVYQIVLCDVSGHGIASSYIGNAMRTLIRTFSFNEQSPAKVLYKVNRQMIADGKGLYYFGTAVICRLYPDGRIFYTSGGHPPLYYYKHNSHTIEELPNTGGLLGVFDDMDYQDNTITMQSGDMLFLYTDGLTESMNPALKTLYGDQRLKDTIVTNAHENLVELLHSICGSMYEFTEYAPLEDDVTLICFKKI
- a CDS encoding energy transducer TonB, translating into MPHKNRNIVYYAFFISVVVHGFFLCVSFGGSTVDMQQHTLNVTMHTYTMLPHVENAGDTTRLKNNPTKPVKQGGIMASQYMVSNEDSQSITMRYTDMIRQRIQEALVYPATARKDGIEGKTYIKFTIDKNGNLLSAMMIRSSGSALLDDAALKAIHSASPFPPIPDTIGKERMTFVQGLTFALK
- a CDS encoding helix-turn-helix domain-containing protein, with translation MAAIKEKIIIKNTTRKGRKKSSYLPPDYKTLQEVIDGIERDYILHTLELTNWNLQKTSRVLDIARNTLKAKMKKYNIDLQ
- a CDS encoding DUF4325 domain-containing protein, which encodes MVIEIKKLATAVAITRKSTDLFTRYIGKLLFQKIQEKLKHLAQHEVVIIDFDGIRSVDASFVDECIVPLLELSQTNTFPFYIKLVNITDNVEYIVDQVIRMTHDQKRYIVMTDRLCKNGCHALGSVSEMEKDIIEYCVINKQATGVDIASFLHVSETEAQNCLMRLYEMRAVRKIDNDNVFHAI